The Scleropages formosus unplaced genomic scaffold, fSclFor1.1, whole genome shotgun sequence nucleotide sequence TCTGCTGGCCGCACCAGGTGGAACACCTTGTCCTCTTCAAGCAGAGCATTTCCTGAAGGAGTAGGTAGGGTAGGGTTGTCAGCAAGACCATGGGAACACTACGGAAGGCAAGAAGTAGTACAGGAGCACCACTCACTCTCTTCATGACTGTCCTGGTGCTGGTCATAAGACTGCAGAGGATGCAGGACCCTAGACAGGACGAGAGTGGCGTTGTCtcgcacctgaaacacaagaactGTGTTCAGCCCGAGCTGGATACAGTCTGACAGATTTCAGGTCTGGAGCAGACACGACACAGACATTTGGTCACCACGTAAGGGGCAAGCCGTGACTCAACCTGTACCGTTAGAATCGATGCGTCCATTTCTTAAGCTGTAACTCACGTCATAGTGGGCCAAAGTGTTCATGCGCTTCCATCTGCCCTCCTTTTGCGATGTCAAGTCAAGGTCCGACAGAATCTGCCCAGCAGATTCTACAGAGCAGAAAGATTATttcaacattcattttatatcCCAATCATATGCAGACTGGTGCAATCCAAGCAAGGAAACCCTTGcctataaaacagaaataatgtcatACCTACTTCAGTAATAAACAATTCATGTCATGAACCGTTATATTATGCAACTGTGCTCCAGCTCAGTTGGTCCTTACCGAGAGTGATGCTTTCCACCTTGGGCCTCTGAGAATAGGGCACATTTTTGTACACTTGCTCAAGGATCTTCTCCTTCACTTGGGAGATGGTGTCACAGTtgagtaccttgaccaaagtgACACCTGGCCCTTCCCCGTGAACGAGGACCTGCAGAGTCTAAGGCGAAAAGGGCGGTTAGCACTTGGCCTTCTGTGCATGCATCCAGTTCCCACACTGTAGATTTAACGTGCATCTTCAAAAACTGTCATAGATCACAAGGATTCTGCTGATCACGAAAGTGTCCACCGGTATTGTCTTCTTCCCATTTCTTGGAGTTCATTTAGCACCACAGATAATCCTTTCAAAATGAAGCATTCATACCCCAAGCGACCGCCGACGTGTGATCGGGTTCAGCCTACATAATACTCACCAGCATACAGTACTCCACGTCGTCCCCCAGCAGGTCAGTGTCATTCAGCGTGTACTTGGCCTTTTTCATGACAGCATCCACTGGGCCTTTCTCCAGTTGGTGTTTGACGGCTTTGAACAGCTTGTACAAAGGCTCTCCTGCCGAGTCCTGCCCGCACAAGAATTCACCATCAAGCTTCTTTCAGAACAAAACCGTTCCCTGTCACTAAAGCAAAAACCTTCATTTTGTTCAAACAAAGATCTGAACCAGTAGAAAATAAGATTAATCCACAGAGTGGAATCAAATGAGATTAATTTTGTGTCACAAAAGATGATACCTTCAAGAACTGATAGAGACAGATAGACATCCAGTTGCACAGCATTTTCTCCACCACCGTCTCTGACCTACAAGTAAGGGGcagagaaattactttttttaaagtgggcAGGGGAAgatcacattatttacaaaaaaaaaaagggccgtTCTGAGACACCttaaagatacacacacacacacacattttcagaaccgcttgtcccatacagggtcacgggggaaccggagcctacccggtaacacagggcgtaaggccggaggggcaggggacacacccaggacgggacgccagtccgtcgcaaggcaccccaagcgggactcgaaccccagacccaccggagagcaggactgcggtccaacccactgcgccaccgcacccccaccttaAAGATACGCTGGTCTTATACACCTCACCTGTGCAGCATGAGCTTGGGGTTCTTGCTCCGGGCATATTGTTCCATGAGTTCTAACAGGAGTGTCCTCATGATGTCTGTGTAGTAGTCCAACTTGCTGTGAAGCGCCACCGTCAGCAGGGAGGCAAAGTAGCCCTTTGACCGGGCATTGAAGTCAGGATGCCCCTCTAAGGTGCGGATGAACTGACAAAGGCACGATCTGCTATACACCTCATATATCATTCTAAATTGTGTGCTATACAAGctggaaaacacataaaatccattAACTTTTATGCTGTGAAAGCCAGTCTGATGATTGTgatcacacacaggctgaaatcacttatcccaacaggggtcacggcaaaccggagcctaacccggcaacacagggcgcaaggctggagggggaggggacatacccaggacgggacgccagtccatcgcaaggcaccccaagccccctctctttcaaacacaggggaaacgtatgaactccacacagacatttgaatttgaactcgcacataa carries:
- the LOC114909529 gene encoding plexin-B2-like, whose product is MIYEVYSRSCLCQFIRTLEGHPDFNARSKGYFASLLTVALHSKLDYYTDIMRTLLLELMEQYARSKNPKLMLHRSETVVEKMLCNWMSICLYQFLKDSAGEPLYKLFKAVKHQLEKGPVDAVMKKAKYTLNDTDLLGDDVEYCMLTLQVLVHGEGPGVTLVKVLNCDTISQVKEKILEQVYKNVPYSQRPKVESITLESAGQILSDLDLTSQKEGRWKRMNTLAHYDVRDNATLVLSRVLHPLQSYDQHQDSHEERNALLEEDKVFHLVRPAEEVDEVKSKRGNMKDKSMTKAITELYLMRLLSVKGTLQQFVDDFFRSVLCSSVGPPAVKYFFDFLDEQAQKHDNVDDQTIDIWKTSSLPLRFWVNILRNPHFIFDIHVNEVVDASLFVIVQTFMDACTKSERKLSRDSPNHKLLYAKEISTYKKMVEDYYKGIREMVPVSNQHMNTHLAKVSRSHTGKLSTQVALHQLYQYANKYYDVIITSFDEDPAAQNKQLALRLQQIVAVLENKVTDP